A genomic region of Papaver somniferum cultivar HN1 chromosome 7, ASM357369v1, whole genome shotgun sequence contains the following coding sequences:
- the LOC113296937 gene encoding UDP-glycosyltransferase 92A1-like: MNTLQHQQDDGHIIMFPYMAQGHITRFLALARFISQRKPNIKITFVSTPLNIRRLQSALTSDKNIHLAELPFSSADHGLPADSDNTNSLPPHLILTLLYASENLKPLFDNLITQIIATEKRVPNCIIGDTLYGWVHDIAKRVGTLHFAFTCGAYGSAMFISTCLHLPHRRDDSSNDLIEEFQVPKVPGKCRPSQLPVYLREANKETPHVQYFRKQLSCTLQADGMLCNSVEEIEVVGLEALRNIVESKPVWTVGPLLPSYLLQGNNQNKNKVSVASQSRTGKEFGISPESCIEWLNLHEPSSVLYISFGSESAINASQMMELALGLEKSGKSFIWILRPPNEFDIKSEFKSEWLPEGFFERMNESNKGLLVKKWAPQLEILSHKSTGAFLSHCGWNSVLESLSLGVPIIGWPLGGEQAFNSKMLEEELGVSVQLANGNEDEVSSEDVQKVIEQVMDSSEGEEMRKRAMVIAEKISAAMREDEGGHLKGSTIRSIDDFLATVTSK, translated from the coding sequence ATGAATACCCTACAACATCAACAAGATGATGGTCACATAATAATGTTTCCGTACATGGCACAAGGCCATATCACTCGATTTTTAGCCTTGGCAAGATTCATCTCTCAAAGAAAGCCAAACATCAAAATCACATTTGTCAGTACTCCTCTCAACATAAGACGCCTTCAATCAGCCTTAACTTCAGACAAGAACATTCATTTAGCTGAGCTTCCTTTCTCAAGTGCTGATCATGGGTTACCAGCCGATTCCGACAACACCAATTCTTTACCACCTCATCTTATCTTAACACTCTTATACGCATCAGAAAATCTGAAACCTTTATTCGACAATCTTATAACACAAATCATAGCAACTGAGAAACGTGTTCCTAATTGTATCATAGGCGATACTTTGTACGGCTGGGTTCATGATATTGCTAAACGTGTCGGGACGCTTCATTTTGCTTTTACTTGTGGTGCGTATGGATCGGCTATGTTTATCTCAACCTGCTTACATCTCCCACATCGCAGGGATGATAGTTCCAATGATCTTATTGAAGAATTTCAGGTACCCAAGGTCCCTGGTAAATGTCGACCATCTCAACTTCCGGTGTATCTAAGAGAAGCAAATAAAGAAACCCCACATGTTCAATATTTCCGGAAACAGCTTTCTTGTACGTTGCAAGCAGATGGAATGTTATGTAACTCTGTTGAAGAGATAGAAGTTGTGGGTTTGGAGGCTCTTAGAAATATTGTGGAGTCAAAACCAGTTTGGACCGTTGGTCCTTTACTTCCTTCGTATTTACTTCAGGGTAATAATCAGAATAAGAACAAGGTGTCCGTTGCTTCTCAGTCAAGGACAGGGAAGGAGTTTGGGATATCTCCAGAGAGTTGTATAGAGTGGTTGAATCTTCATGAACCATCTTCAGTTCTATATATTTCATTTGGCTCTGAATCCGCAATTAACGCTTCCCAAATGATGGAATTAGCTCTGGGTTTGGAGAAAAGTGGCAAGTCTTTTATCTGGATACTAAGACCACCGAATGAATTCGATATAAAATCTGAATTCAAATCGGAATGGTTACCGGAAGGATTTTTTGAGAGAATGAATGAGAGCAACAAAGGGTTGCTAGTCAAAAAATGGGCGCCCCAACTGGAGATATTAAGTCATAAGTCTACAGGAGCATTTCTTAGTCACTGCGGATGGAATTCAGTGTTGGAGAGTTTGAGTCTAGGGGTGCCTATAATTGGATGGCCTTTAGGAGGAGAACAAGCTTTTAATtcaaagatgttggaagaagaactgGGGGTGTCTGTGCAATTGGCTAATGGAAATGAAGATGAAGTATCGAGTGAAGATGTGCAGAAAGTAATTGAACAAGTGATGGATAGCAGTGAAGGAGAAGAAATGAGGAAGAGGGCAATGGTGATTGCGGAGAAAATTAGTGCTGCGATGAGAGAAGATGAAGGTGGTCATCTCAAAGGGTCTACTAttagatcaattgatgatttcctTGCAACTGTAACTTCTAAATAA